TTGACTGTGAGGAAGTCTGTCTCTGGCTTGCAGACCACAAGAATAAGGAAGGGTTTCCCCATATCGTCATCACCGGGAGAAATGCTCCACCTCAATTGATATCTGTCGTAGACATGGTCAGTGAACTGACTGAGGTAAAGCATCATCTCTCTGGTGCAAAGCGCTCTGCACAACCGATGATTGAATTTTAGACACTGTTTGATAGCCTAATTCCTTGCAATGCTCCTTTTATCCTTTCACATTTTCAAGATTCCGGATATAATCACGACAAGGAGTTTTGTCTATGGGTATCTGTGACATGCACTGCCATCTTTTGCCTGAGATTGACGATGGCTACCTATCACGTGAACAGTTCATCCGAATGCTGAATCTCTATCAGCTATCAGGCGTCACAGCAATAGCATTTACACCCCATATCTACAATCCGTATGTGACCACAAACATCGCTGGGCTCAGAGAGACCTACGAGTGGGCAAAGAAAGAAGCCGAGGCCTTGGGAATTAAGACCTACTTGGGCAGCGAGCTCTTTGTAGGTGAGCAGGAAACCCTCAAGATGGTCCCCATCGACGGAAGGTTTTCATTGGTGGAGTTTGGGCTCTCCTTGCCCCCGCCCAGATTGTTGGAACGGTTGCAGCAACTCACTGAGATGCATTATCGTCCACTCTTGGCGCATGTTGAACGATATCTTTGGTTGACCCCAAAGAGTGCAATGTTGCAACGTTTGCGCTCTCTCGGTTGTTTACTCCAGACAAACGTTGAAGCTGTGGAGAGCGGACTTTCGCTTCCCTATTTGGAACTTGGCTTGATTGATGTGATCGCCACAGACAATCATGGCAATGAAACCCTTCCGGCCCGTTTGATGGATGCAATTGAGAAATGGCCATCAGTGGGACGGAGTATGCAAAATCTTTGGTGAATCCACCTATGGGTATGAGGAGGTAGCGTATGCTGCTGGATATGACTATTGCGAACTTCAAGTCCGTAAAGTCTGCGCAAACCATTTCTTTTGAAGCTGTCAGGGATAATAGGTTCCCTGAGTCAAAAGTTGTCGAAGTCACTGAGAAACTGAAGCTGATCAAGACAGCAGCCATTGTAGGTCCCAATGGAGCTGGAAAGAGCACTTTTGTACGTGCACTTGAAGCGTTGAAAGGTATTGTATGTGCAACCGAGGAGACGGAGAACCCTCTCCAGATTCTCAGTGGTACATCGTTCGCCTATTCCGAGGAGAAAGGACAGCCGGCAACCATTATCATCAGAGTGCTGGTAGACCGTGATGAAGAGAGTGGGGAGCCAACCATTGCTCAGTATACCTTGGTCAGTGACCGGGAAAAGATTTTCGAGGAATCCCTCTACCATCTTATTGGTCGTTCAAAACGGATGATGTTTGAAAGAAAGGTTGATGAGAACAGTCTCCTTCTTGATGATCAGGAACTGACCTACAAGTATCGATGGGGCAAGATGTATCGCGGTGATAAGAAGCGATTGGTTGGGAAGGTTGACGAAAAACACTCTTTCCTGGGTGCTTCTGCCCAGAAGGGAAGTGATACCACCTCTTTGCTCTATGCCTGGTTGAGTGACAGCCTTCATCTGCTTCCCATGGGTGTTTCAAACATCAGCGAGAAATATCTCATCAACCGCTTGAGTGAACATCCTGAGTGGGTCCAGCAGTTGATCAACTTCCTTTGGAGTGTTGATATCACTGATATTCGTGACATCAGGGTCAAGGATGAGAGAATTATCTTTGTCCATACCAACGTAACACAACACTATGCCTCCTATTTCTCCCTGGAGAGTTTGAGTCTCAGACGCCTGTGTCTTATGGGTGTAGCCTTTTTTGATGCCTTCACCCGGAACCAGACACTGGTAATCGATGACTTCGGCATGCTGTTGCATCCTGATGTTCTCTGTCACGTTGTGGAAATATTTGAGGCAAGCAACCTGGGCTATGGTTCCCAGATGCTTGTGGTTGATTGCAACCCCTCCCTGCTCAAGCCGGGATTGCTCAGGCGTGATGGTGTCTACTTCGCTGAGAAAAACAGTGAGAGTGCCACCGTATACTTCAGTCTGGCCAATTTCAAGTATTCAAGAAGCAAGGACAAGACACAGAGTCAGTACATGAATGGAGCATTCGGAGCTCTTCCGATTCTCTCTGAGTTCTCTTTTGTGGACACAAGCAAGGATAAGGAGGAGTAATAATGGCACGAAAACGCATATCCCAAAAACCACGCAGGACCGTACTGGTGGTGACAGCAACCGAGGCGGAAGCCCTCTACTTTTCCCAAATGCGCAAGGATTGCCGCTATGCAAATATGACGGTGGTATGGGAACCTGATTACAAGGATCTTGCCCACTTGATCACCTTGGCCGGGCAGATGAGGAACAAGGAAAAATACAGCAGCGTATGGTTGGTCTTCGGACTTGCAGACCTGAATGTTTCTGTACAGGACGTTAAGAAAGCAATGCCTCTTGCAGAGAAGAAAAAGGTTCGTCTGGCTTGGAACAATCCGTCCCTGCCTCTTTGGTATCTACTGCACCTACAGTCTCCAAAGGGCTTCGTGAATGACCCTGCTCTGATCGAGAGTGCTCTCTCTAAGCAATTTCCTGGCTTCAGAGGTGATGCCTCCTATCTTTTGGATGAAGGACTTGACCTGCATCTTAAACTCTATTCAGCGAAGTCGAAGGCTGCCGTGAATGCATCTTCCTATAATGCACTCACAGCATCGCAGGTAGGGTTGGCCCCTACCAACATGGTGGCATTGTTGAATGATATCACCGAT
This sequence is a window from uncultured Sphaerochaeta sp.. Protein-coding genes within it:
- a CDS encoding RloB family protein, coding for MARKRISQKPRRTVLVVTATEAEALYFSQMRKDCRYANMTVVWEPDYKDLAHLITLAGQMRNKEKYSSVWLVFGLADLNVSVQDVKKAMPLAEKKKVRLAWNNPSLPLWYLLHLQSPKGFVNDPALIESALSKQFPGFRGDASYLLDEGLDLHLKLYSAKSKAAVNASSYNALTASQVGLAPTNMVALLNDITDICGLADLTHNQKRLGLNKNKG
- a CDS encoding CpsB/CapC family capsule biosynthesis tyrosine phosphatase; translated protein: MGICDMHCHLLPEIDDGYLSREQFIRMLNLYQLSGVTAIAFTPHIYNPYVTTNIAGLRETYEWAKKEAEALGIKTYLGSELFVGEQETLKMVPIDGRFSLVEFGLSLPPPRLLERLQQLTEMHYRPLLAHVERYLWLTPKSAMLQRLRSLGCLLQTNVEAVESGLSLPYLELGLIDVIATDNHGNETLPARLMDAIEKWPSVGRSMQNLW
- a CDS encoding AAA family ATPase, translated to MLLDMTIANFKSVKSAQTISFEAVRDNRFPESKVVEVTEKLKLIKTAAIVGPNGAGKSTFVRALEALKGIVCATEETENPLQILSGTSFAYSEEKGQPATIIIRVLVDRDEESGEPTIAQYTLVSDREKIFEESLYHLIGRSKRMMFERKVDENSLLLDDQELTYKYRWGKMYRGDKKRLVGKVDEKHSFLGASAQKGSDTTSLLYAWLSDSLHLLPMGVSNISEKYLINRLSEHPEWVQQLINFLWSVDITDIRDIRVKDERIIFVHTNVTQHYASYFSLESLSLRRLCLMGVAFFDAFTRNQTLVIDDFGMLLHPDVLCHVVEIFEASNLGYGSQMLVVDCNPSLLKPGLLRRDGVYFAEKNSESATVYFSLANFKYSRSKDKTQSQYMNGAFGALPILSEFSFVDTSKDKEE